Proteins encoded within one genomic window of Amycolatopsis japonica:
- a CDS encoding DUF3560 domain-containing protein: MPASTQNLEPGKVHPGDATALFDLVLTDQADDRGRFGISVQPIALEPVPCSPPPSPLDVDAARNAPAEQPVNEPPAETSAPAEPAAGEPAAELELTAGQAMEQTDIQIEHTPESGTLLFGSVKGDGTWDAMFKAGFRWRGARKNSGLPQGTLYIPQSRDRPAKRYMINGSAKALREAGFSVWVSINDNPRDHEQVVADKRERLEERVDRLEDLTERRLSKADGYRARHDQISERFAFGQPILVGHHSERRARKDQERMHTAMRNESAELDKAERSARAAAVTQANLDREHEHPAKITRKIEKLEADLRDVRRRLDGHTRRHLGADGKTVYYVENHPPATGTHREALLAKIPYLEGELDYDRKRLEAAKASGKFTIVDPDEMKPGRMLAYWGGVGPIVRVNKKSVTVRSQHGWTNTVQLERVRQVRDATPEEAKHWAQVEADHKVRVAADKAKQKEREARWAAGLR; the protein is encoded by the coding sequence ATGCCCGCCAGCACGCAGAACCTCGAACCCGGCAAGGTCCACCCCGGCGACGCCACCGCGCTGTTCGACCTGGTCCTCACCGACCAGGCCGACGACCGAGGCCGGTTCGGGATCAGCGTTCAGCCCATCGCGCTCGAACCCGTCCCGTGCAGCCCGCCGCCGTCCCCGCTCGACGTCGACGCCGCCCGGAACGCTCCCGCCGAACAGCCCGTCAACGAGCCCCCGGCCGAGACGTCCGCTCCCGCCGAACCCGCAGCCGGCGAGCCCGCGGCCGAGCTCGAGCTGACCGCCGGGCAGGCAATGGAGCAGACCGACATCCAGATCGAGCACACCCCCGAATCGGGCACGCTCCTCTTCGGGTCGGTCAAGGGCGACGGCACCTGGGACGCCATGTTCAAGGCCGGGTTCCGGTGGCGCGGCGCCCGCAAGAACTCCGGCCTGCCCCAAGGCACCCTGTACATCCCGCAGTCCCGTGACCGGCCCGCCAAGCGCTACATGATCAACGGCTCGGCGAAAGCCCTGCGCGAAGCCGGGTTCTCCGTGTGGGTGTCCATCAACGACAACCCGCGCGACCACGAACAGGTGGTGGCCGACAAGCGCGAGCGCCTGGAGGAGCGCGTCGACCGGCTCGAAGACCTCACCGAACGGCGACTGTCCAAGGCGGACGGCTACCGCGCCCGCCACGACCAGATCTCCGAGCGGTTCGCGTTCGGCCAGCCCATCCTGGTCGGCCACCACTCCGAGCGGCGCGCCCGCAAGGACCAGGAGCGGATGCACACCGCGATGCGGAACGAGAGTGCGGAGCTGGACAAGGCCGAGCGGTCTGCCCGCGCGGCCGCCGTCACGCAGGCGAACCTCGACCGCGAGCACGAGCACCCCGCGAAGATCACGCGGAAGATCGAGAAGCTGGAGGCCGACCTGCGGGACGTCCGGCGCAGACTCGATGGCCACACCAGGCGACACCTAGGCGCGGACGGCAAGACGGTCTACTACGTCGAGAATCACCCGCCCGCCACAGGCACGCACCGCGAAGCCCTTCTTGCGAAGATCCCGTACCTCGAAGGCGAACTCGACTACGACCGGAAGCGCCTGGAGGCGGCGAAGGCGTCCGGGAAGTTCACCATCGTCGACCCCGACGAGATGAAGCCCGGCCGAATGCTCGCCTACTGGGGAGGCGTGGGCCCGATCGTCCGGGTGAACAAGAAGTCCGTGACGGTTCGCTCCCAGCACGGGTGGACCAACACAGTGCAGCTCGAACGCGTCAGGCAGGTTCGCGACGCGACGCCGGAGGAGGCCAAGCACTGGGCTCAGGTCGAGGCCGACCACAAGGTGCGTGTCGCTGCGGACAAGGCGAAGCAGAAGGAACGGGAAGCGCGGTGGGCCGCTGGGTTGCGGTGA